In Altererythrobacter rubellus, the following are encoded in one genomic region:
- a CDS encoding ABC1 kinase family protein: protein MSHDNDRSRYRAVPSSRLSRVAGFGRLASGVAGGMLAEGVRRMASGKRMSAQDLLLTPGNARRLTERLSHLRGAAMKLGQIISMDAGDFFPPELSNILATLRDQANFMPARQLDKVLQEEWGPDWRKQFRWFNPRPIAAASIGQVHKAMTREGEELAIKVQYPGVADSISADVDNVATLLRMSGLLPDFLDMEPLLKAAKEQLHEEADYVREGEQMRLYAARMAQDERFVVPTLHEGLTRKRILAMSFEDGIAIEALTDEAQELRNEVFERIVELVLRELFEFGVMQTDPNFANYRYRRSDGAVVLLDFGAARNVEPHVAEGYRRLLGAGLTGEADKIRAEALAIGFINPTVIERQGERVDRMIGVITSEMNRDAPFDFGDRAFVPLLREEGMAIAEDKQSWHIPPAETLFVQRKVSGTALLGAKLKAVLNIRQLVERKLAELV, encoded by the coding sequence ATGTCACATGACAACGATAGATCGCGATACCGCGCTGTACCCAGCTCGCGCCTGAGCCGCGTCGCGGGTTTCGGACGTTTGGCAAGCGGTGTCGCTGGCGGAATGCTGGCCGAGGGCGTGCGGCGTATGGCCAGCGGAAAGCGCATGTCCGCCCAGGATCTGCTGTTGACCCCGGGCAATGCTCGGCGACTGACAGAGCGGCTGTCGCATTTGCGCGGCGCAGCGATGAAGCTGGGCCAGATTATCAGTATGGACGCAGGCGACTTCTTTCCGCCTGAGTTATCGAACATACTTGCGACCTTGCGCGACCAAGCGAACTTTATGCCTGCGCGCCAGCTCGACAAAGTCTTGCAAGAAGAATGGGGACCGGATTGGCGAAAGCAATTTCGCTGGTTCAATCCGCGCCCGATTGCCGCAGCTTCGATTGGCCAAGTACACAAGGCCATGACCCGCGAGGGCGAGGAACTGGCTATAAAAGTCCAATACCCTGGTGTGGCCGACAGCATCAGCGCGGATGTCGATAATGTTGCCACATTGCTTCGGATGTCAGGCCTGTTGCCGGACTTTCTCGATATGGAACCCTTGTTAAAGGCAGCAAAGGAACAGCTTCACGAAGAAGCCGATTATGTCCGAGAAGGTGAGCAGATGCGGCTCTATGCCGCGCGCATGGCACAAGACGAACGCTTTGTGGTCCCTACCCTGCATGAGGGCCTGACCAGAAAACGTATACTCGCGATGAGCTTCGAAGATGGTATTGCGATCGAAGCCCTCACAGATGAAGCACAGGAGCTTCGCAACGAAGTCTTCGAGCGGATCGTGGAATTGGTGCTGCGCGAGCTGTTCGAATTTGGCGTCATGCAAACCGATCCCAACTTCGCCAATTATCGCTATCGCCGTAGCGATGGCGCAGTCGTACTGCTGGATTTCGGAGCGGCTCGAAACGTCGAACCGCACGTGGCAGAAGGCTATCGCCGCTTGCTCGGCGCAGGACTTACAGGTGAAGCAGACAAGATTCGCGCAGAAGCGCTCGCGATTGGCTTCATCAATCCGACTGTGATCGAGCGGCAAGGCGAGCGTGTCGACAGAATGATCGGCGTGATCACTTCAGAGATGAATCGCGATGCGCCCTTCGACTTTGGCGATCGCGCCTTCGTGCCGCTGTTGCGCGAAGAAGGTATGGCCATCGCCGAGGACAAGCAGAGCTGGCATATTCCGCCAGCCGAAACGCTGTTTGTACAGCGCAAGGTCAGCGGCACTGCTTTGCTTGGAGCAAAGTTGAAAGCCGTGCTCAACATTCGCCAGCTGGTCGAACGCAAGCTGGCGGAATTGGTTTAG
- the recG gene encoding ATP-dependent DNA helicase RecG → MRPDVLNPLFIDTDALDGVGPKLKKPLAKLGLTRVRDLAYHLPERFVTRRVIESLEDAAEGENVIIALTPTEHRPARNNRGPYRVFAQDSAGNICNLTYFGRASFTAKKQLPVGEKRWVAGKLDRYGDMLQIVHPDHVEKESSANIGRMCEPVYGLSEGLTQPRIAGLVQQALERLPELPGWIEPTQFDKEGWPAWRDALQLSHKSENSNARDRLAYDELLANSLALMLVRADNRSRKGQPLQGDGGLRGKLQLSYSLTGAQARSVREIEGDLAQEAPMLRLLQGDVGAGKTVVALYAMLIANEAGKQAALLAPTEILARQHFDTLRQMATPTGVEVAILTGRDKGKARESILMGLLDGSIDIVVGTHAIFQDTVNYKDLGLVVIDEQHRFGVAQRLQLASKGKRTPHTLAMTATPIPRTLTLAQYGEMDVSRLDEMPPGRQPIDTRVIAQDRMEDVIAGVARHVASGQQAYWVCPMVNESEVADLAAAEARYAVLKERFGDDVVLVHGQLKPELKDAAMERFASGQAKLLVATTVIEVGVDVPAATLMVIEQAERFGLAQLHQLRGRVGRGSEKSVCLLLRGSGLSETGRRRLALMRETQDGFRIAEEDLELRGGGELLGTRQSGDTPFRVANLEQITRLLPAAHADARLLMERDRGLASGRGQAARTLLYLFERDWGVQLLRGG, encoded by the coding sequence ATGCGCCCTGATGTTTTGAATCCGCTGTTTATCGATACCGATGCGCTCGATGGTGTCGGGCCGAAGCTAAAAAAGCCGCTCGCCAAGCTGGGCCTCACACGGGTGCGTGATCTGGCCTATCATTTGCCCGAGAGATTCGTGACTCGCCGCGTAATTGAATCGCTGGAAGATGCAGCTGAAGGCGAGAATGTGATCATCGCGCTGACCCCCACGGAACACAGGCCAGCGCGCAATAATCGCGGGCCTTACAGGGTGTTTGCACAAGATAGCGCGGGCAACATTTGCAACCTCACTTACTTCGGGCGCGCATCCTTTACAGCAAAGAAGCAGCTGCCGGTAGGCGAGAAGCGTTGGGTGGCGGGCAAGCTCGATCGCTATGGAGACATGCTGCAGATCGTCCACCCGGATCATGTCGAGAAAGAAAGCAGCGCCAATATCGGCAGGATGTGCGAGCCGGTCTATGGACTTTCAGAGGGGCTAACTCAGCCGCGCATTGCCGGATTGGTCCAGCAGGCGCTGGAGCGTCTACCGGAATTGCCCGGATGGATCGAGCCGACGCAGTTCGACAAAGAAGGATGGCCTGCATGGCGTGACGCTCTGCAGCTGTCCCATAAGTCCGAGAACTCCAATGCGCGTGACCGTTTGGCCTATGACGAGTTGCTAGCCAATTCGCTCGCCCTGATGCTGGTTCGCGCGGATAATCGCAGCCGGAAGGGCCAGCCATTGCAGGGCGACGGCGGGCTACGCGGCAAGTTGCAGCTATCTTACTCTCTCACTGGCGCACAGGCGCGTTCAGTACGCGAGATCGAAGGCGACCTCGCACAGGAAGCGCCCATGCTGCGATTGCTGCAAGGCGATGTCGGGGCCGGCAAGACGGTGGTCGCGCTCTATGCCATGCTGATCGCGAATGAAGCCGGCAAGCAGGCAGCTCTACTTGCGCCGACTGAGATTCTCGCGCGGCAACACTTCGATACCCTGCGTCAGATGGCTACGCCAACTGGCGTTGAAGTTGCGATCTTGACCGGGCGTGACAAAGGCAAAGCGCGCGAGAGTATTCTGATGGGATTGCTCGATGGCTCAATCGATATTGTGGTCGGCACGCACGCCATTTTTCAGGATACGGTTAATTACAAAGACCTTGGTCTGGTGGTGATCGATGAGCAGCACCGTTTTGGCGTTGCCCAAAGATTGCAACTTGCCAGCAAAGGCAAGCGGACACCGCATACACTTGCCATGACCGCGACACCGATACCCCGAACGCTGACGCTTGCTCAGTATGGTGAAATGGATGTGAGCCGTCTGGACGAGATGCCGCCTGGGCGGCAACCGATCGACACCCGCGTGATTGCGCAAGACCGGATGGAGGATGTCATTGCAGGCGTGGCCCGGCACGTAGCCAGCGGGCAGCAAGCCTATTGGGTTTGTCCGATGGTCAACGAGAGCGAGGTTGCTGACCTCGCGGCGGCAGAAGCGCGCTATGCAGTGTTGAAGGAGCGTTTCGGCGATGACGTGGTGCTGGTCCACGGTCAGTTAAAACCGGAACTCAAAGATGCGGCGATGGAACGCTTCGCTAGCGGTCAGGCAAAGCTGCTGGTTGCAACAACTGTCATCGAAGTGGGCGTTGATGTGCCGGCCGCCACGCTGATGGTTATTGAGCAAGCCGAGCGTTTCGGTTTAGCACAATTGCACCAGCTGCGCGGTCGGGTAGGGCGCGGCAGCGAGAAATCGGTATGCTTGCTGCTGAGAGGGAGCGGTCTAAGCGAAACCGGACGAAGAAGGCTTGCATTGATGCGTGAGACGCAGGACGGTTTTCGTATTGCGGAAGAAGACCTCGAACTGCGCGGCGGCGGCGAGCTGTTGGGTACGCGCCAATCAGGCGACACGCCGTTCCGGGTTGCCAATCTGGAACAGATCACGCGGCTACTGCCAGCTGCCCATGCCGATGCGCGTCTGCTTATGGAGCGCGACAGGGGTCTAGCCAGCGGACGCGGCCAGGCGGCACGCACACTGCTCTATCTGTTTGAGCGCGACTGGGGCGTACAGCTATTGCGCGGAGGCTAG
- a CDS encoding succinate dehydrogenase assembly factor 2: MPDALTFEARLARAKFRAWHRGTREADYMIGGYFDRYHAEWDEAALVWFEALLDQDDVDVMAWALKTAPVAERFSGPMMERMQLLDYVDIPR; this comes from the coding sequence ATGCCCGACGCATTGACATTCGAAGCCCGCCTTGCACGCGCCAAGTTTCGCGCATGGCACCGTGGCACTCGCGAAGCCGACTACATGATCGGTGGCTATTTCGACCGCTATCATGCCGAATGGGATGAGGCTGCGCTGGTTTGGTTTGAGGCCCTACTCGACCAGGATGATGTCGATGTGATGGCTTGGGCTCTGAAGACTGCACCTGTTGCAGAGCGATTTTCCGGCCCCATGATGGAGCGGATGCAACTGCTCGACTACGTCGACATTCCGCGCTGA
- the thyA gene encoding thymidylate synthase, which translates to MATLESPETIPSKLTGPGHPEWQYLDLMRRIWEGGSERIDRTGIGTRSIAGAMLRFDLADGAMPLLTTKRVYWKTATREMLWFLTGETNIRPLVLQGVKIWNEWPHARYVKETGDNIALDDFVQRIADDEEFARQWGDLGPVYGKQWVDWPTYRYRKDGLYERGPGINQVAEVVESLRNNPGSRRHIIEGWNVAELDRMALPPCHKTYQFHVAGGRLNCMLYQRSCDVALGLPFNLWSAALLQRMIAQQTGLEPGELVWMGGDVHLYLNHEHLITEQLSREPQGNPTLEITRKPDTIFDYTIDDFVVHDYAPQAPIKAPVAV; encoded by the coding sequence ATGGCAACGCTTGAGTCTCCTGAAACTATTCCGTCTAAACTCACCGGCCCAGGTCATCCTGAATGGCAATATCTCGACCTAATGCGGCGCATCTGGGAGGGTGGCAGCGAGCGCATTGATCGCACCGGAATCGGCACGCGTTCGATTGCCGGTGCGATGCTGCGGTTCGATCTTGCCGATGGCGCGATGCCGCTACTCACCACGAAGCGGGTCTACTGGAAAACCGCGACGCGCGAGATGCTGTGGTTCCTGACTGGCGAGACCAACATTCGTCCGCTTGTACTGCAGGGCGTGAAGATATGGAATGAATGGCCGCACGCGCGATACGTCAAGGAAACCGGCGATAACATCGCGCTTGATGATTTTGTTCAACGGATTGCCGACGACGAAGAGTTTGCGCGTCAGTGGGGTGATTTGGGGCCGGTATACGGCAAGCAATGGGTTGATTGGCCGACCTATCGCTATCGAAAGGACGGGCTCTACGAGCGCGGGCCGGGCATCAATCAGGTTGCGGAAGTCGTCGAAAGCCTGCGCAATAATCCCGGCAGCCGGCGGCACATTATCGAAGGCTGGAACGTGGCAGAGCTGGACCGGATGGCGCTGCCGCCGTGCCACAAGACCTATCAGTTTCATGTTGCGGGAGGGCGCCTCAATTGCATGCTCTATCAGCGCAGCTGTGATGTCGCCTTGGGCCTACCGTTTAACCTTTGGTCAGCGGCTCTGCTGCAACGGATGATCGCGCAGCAGACTGGCCTCGAACCCGGCGAATTGGTGTGGATGGGTGGTGACGTTCATTTGTATCTGAACCACGAGCATTTGATCACCGAACAGCTCTCGCGCGAGCCGCAAGGCAACCCGACGCTTGAAATCACGCGCAAGCCGGACACAATTTTCGATTACACAATCGATGATTTTGTAGTGCATGATTACGCACCGCAGGCCCCGATCAAGGCACCTGTTGCG
- a CDS encoding DUF3429 domain-containing protein, protein MAEQTLTPAAKGLGYAGLIPQFIALALVLQGGEFGYVALAAGFGYAAFIFSFLGGVWWGQSLASGRADAAAYLVAVLPSLLALALFLPWTFGWEWPGPALMFLAALIALSPLVDRWLDLGRQDFMRLRWHLSLGLGALTAALGIIGIEPV, encoded by the coding sequence ATGGCAGAACAAACATTGACTCCCGCCGCCAAAGGGTTGGGCTATGCGGGACTGATCCCACAATTCATCGCGCTTGCATTGGTGTTGCAAGGCGGAGAGTTTGGGTATGTGGCGCTTGCCGCAGGCTTTGGCTACGCGGCATTCATCTTCAGCTTTCTTGGCGGCGTGTGGTGGGGTCAGTCGCTGGCTTCGGGGCGAGCAGATGCTGCGGCATACCTTGTCGCCGTGCTGCCTAGCCTGCTTGCTCTGGCCTTGTTTTTGCCATGGACCTTCGGCTGGGAATGGCCCGGACCGGCGTTAATGTTTCTTGCTGCATTGATCGCGCTCAGTCCGCTGGTCGACCGATGGCTCGATCTTGGCAGACAAGACTTTATGCGGCTGCGCTGGCACCTGTCGCTAGGGCTGGGTGCACTCACGGCTGCGCTAGGAATAATCGGCATCGAGCCAGTTTAG
- a CDS encoding low molecular weight protein-tyrosine-phosphatase: MAQTASVLFVCLGNICRSPLAEAAFRAAADDAGLAVHVDSVGTAGYHVGKPPDPRSIRTAASRGIDITHYCGRQLAESDFSEFTHIFAMDHENLRNVEARAPANATAEISLLLDVLPHRVGDPVGDPYYGGDDGFERTWAEVSEAAQALVAKLASAQ; the protein is encoded by the coding sequence ATGGCACAAACAGCATCCGTTTTGTTCGTTTGTCTCGGCAATATTTGCCGCTCACCTTTGGCCGAAGCCGCATTTCGCGCGGCTGCGGATGACGCAGGTTTGGCGGTGCATGTCGATAGCGTCGGGACAGCTGGCTATCATGTGGGCAAGCCACCAGACCCGCGCAGCATCCGTACAGCAGCATCGCGGGGAATCGACATCACGCACTATTGTGGGCGGCAGCTTGCGGAGAGTGACTTCAGCGAATTCACGCATATCTTCGCGATGGATCACGAAAACCTGCGCAATGTCGAAGCGCGCGCACCAGCGAACGCGACGGCTGAAATCTCGCTTTTGCTCGATGTGCTGCCCCATCGGGTGGGCGATCCAGTTGGCGATCCCTATTATGGCGGAGATGACGGGTTCGAACGGACCTGGGCTGAAGTCAGCGAAGCCGCACAGGCGCTGGTCGCGAAACTAGCCTCCGCGCAATAG
- a CDS encoding SDR family NAD(P)-dependent oxidoreductase codes for MNLFNLSGKTAVITGGNSGIGLAFARGLVKSGADVAIWARNEAKNAAAVEELNAFDGGSAAAFPCDVAEEEQIAAAMASALDRFGKVDICFANAGIGGGMALPEMTAEAWDKVMAVNARGPALTYRYVTEHMVERGEGGKLIATSSGQSIMGVNRSSNYAASKAAVNGLTRAAAFELARYQITANALLFGFYETDLTAQADPRFAEWMTKRIPLRRFGDHDGLEGLAVFFASPHSDYITGQCLPVDGGLCIS; via the coding sequence ATGAACTTGTTTAATCTTAGCGGCAAAACCGCAGTCATCACCGGCGGCAATAGCGGCATCGGACTCGCCTTTGCGCGCGGGTTGGTGAAGTCCGGCGCGGACGTAGCCATCTGGGCGCGCAATGAAGCGAAGAACGCTGCCGCGGTGGAGGAGCTCAACGCCTTTGACGGCGGGAGCGCGGCAGCTTTCCCTTGCGATGTCGCCGAAGAGGAGCAGATTGCCGCAGCGATGGCCTCGGCACTCGATCGCTTCGGAAAGGTCGATATATGTTTCGCCAATGCGGGAATTGGCGGGGGCATGGCGCTGCCGGAAATGACCGCTGAGGCATGGGACAAGGTGATGGCCGTCAATGCCCGCGGCCCCGCCCTCACCTATCGCTATGTCACCGAACATATGGTTGAGCGCGGCGAAGGGGGGAAGCTGATAGCGACCAGTTCTGGCCAATCGATCATGGGCGTAAACCGCAGCTCGAACTATGCCGCATCGAAAGCCGCTGTGAACGGGCTGACACGCGCGGCAGCATTCGAATTGGCGAGATACCAGATTACCGCGAACGCTCTGCTTTTCGGTTTCTACGAAACTGATCTGACTGCTCAGGCAGATCCGCGTTTTGCCGAATGGATGACCAAGCGCATTCCCTTGCGGCGGTTTGGCGACCACGATGGACTGGAAGGTCTGGCGGTGTTCTTTGCTTCGCCGCACAGTGACTATATTACAGGGCAATGCCTGCCCGTAGATGGCGGGCTCTGTATTAGCTGA
- a CDS encoding DUF885 domain-containing protein — MHKLFAAALLASATTVLPSSAIADDHSVQTADNASAGSYKSVRAEIWQWQLDNSPGLATSVGDRRGDGKLGDWSVEAHSRSIVDARQFVARLDAIDRAELTADLQVDYDVVRVSMADIIAASLHEHDWYQIFTNRGGWFNQLASLPNGSPFFTSADYDSYVGRLEAYAKVNQDAMARTRIAIEKGLTHACGPMEGFHERMQSMVYSEAESSPYWSPFATQPSTIGDNEWASLKERAKAALETTVFPELQAFADFYRQEYEPECRTGMPGILGTPGGTEFYDYRVKSFTTSDMTADEVHQLGLSEVARIRAEMEEVASQAGFETREAFVEHLRTDPQYYMTDEQEYLRYTQALAKEIDGWMPKLFGKLPRQPYTVLPIPAERAPGNTTAYYEPGSLETGQAGIYRLNLTELDQRPLWELPALGVHEAVPGHHHQIALQRELDLHPLRANGTFFTAFVEGWGLYSERLGIEMGLYDTPAKQMGRLSYEMWRATRLVVDTGIHSKGWSKQRAVDYMLDNTALSPANIDAEVNRYITWPGQALAYKVGELKIRELRILAEGELGASFDLRAFHDTVLENGSVPLSVLEAHVKRWIAAEKAKL, encoded by the coding sequence ATGCACAAGCTTTTCGCCGCAGCACTTTTGGCGTCCGCCACCACGGTTTTGCCTAGCTCTGCAATCGCGGATGATCACTCGGTTCAAACGGCGGACAATGCCTCGGCGGGAAGCTACAAGAGTGTTCGCGCAGAAATATGGCAATGGCAGCTCGACAACAGCCCCGGCCTGGCAACCAGCGTGGGCGACCGGCGCGGTGACGGCAAGTTGGGCGATTGGTCAGTTGAAGCACATTCACGCAGTATCGTGGATGCCCGGCAGTTCGTGGCGCGGCTTGATGCAATTGACCGGGCTGAACTAACCGCAGATCTTCAAGTGGATTACGATGTCGTGCGCGTGAGCATGGCGGACATCATTGCCGCGTCTTTACACGAACATGATTGGTATCAGATATTCACCAACCGCGGCGGTTGGTTCAATCAACTTGCATCGCTTCCGAACGGATCACCTTTCTTCACCAGCGCAGATTACGATAGCTACGTTGGCCGACTGGAAGCCTATGCGAAGGTCAATCAGGATGCGATGGCGCGCACACGAATTGCGATTGAAAAGGGGCTCACACACGCGTGCGGACCGATGGAGGGCTTCCATGAACGGATGCAAAGCATGGTCTATTCAGAGGCGGAAAGCTCTCCCTATTGGTCACCGTTCGCCACTCAACCTTCGACCATTGGTGATAACGAGTGGGCGAGTTTGAAAGAGCGCGCCAAGGCTGCGCTGGAAACAACGGTCTTTCCCGAGCTACAAGCCTTTGCCGATTTCTACCGGCAAGAATACGAGCCTGAATGTCGCACTGGTATGCCGGGTATCTTGGGGACGCCGGGTGGGACCGAATTCTATGACTATCGGGTCAAGAGCTTCACCACTTCGGATATGACAGCTGATGAAGTGCATCAGCTGGGGCTATCCGAAGTCGCGCGCATTCGTGCTGAAATGGAGGAGGTGGCTTCTCAAGCTGGCTTCGAGACGCGCGAAGCCTTCGTCGAACATCTGCGCACCGATCCGCAGTATTACATGACCGATGAACAGGAATATCTGCGCTACACTCAGGCGCTTGCGAAAGAGATCGACGGGTGGATGCCGAAGCTGTTCGGTAAGCTTCCGCGCCAGCCCTACACTGTGCTGCCAATCCCCGCCGAGCGGGCCCCCGGGAATACGACGGCCTACTATGAGCCAGGTTCGCTGGAGACCGGGCAGGCGGGCATCTATCGTTTGAACCTGACGGAGCTGGACCAGCGTCCACTTTGGGAATTGCCGGCCTTGGGCGTGCACGAGGCTGTTCCAGGGCATCACCATCAAATCGCACTGCAACGCGAGCTGGATCTGCACCCCCTGCGTGCCAATGGTACATTTTTCACCGCGTTTGTTGAGGGGTGGGGCCTCTACTCGGAGCGTCTGGGAATCGAGATGGGCTTGTACGATACTCCAGCCAAGCAAATGGGGCGGTTGAGCTATGAGATGTGGCGCGCCACCCGACTTGTGGTCGATACAGGTATCCACTCGAAGGGATGGAGCAAGCAGAGAGCGGTCGATTACATGCTCGACAACACCGCGCTTTCTCCCGCCAATATTGATGCCGAAGTGAACCGCTATATCACTTGGCCCGGCCAAGCGCTGGCCTACAAAGTGGGCGAGCTAAAAATTCGCGAGCTTCGGATATTGGCGGAAGGCGAGCTTGGCGCGTCTTTTGATCTGCGTGCGTTTCACGACACGGTTCTTGAGAACGGTTCAGTGCCCCTCAGTGTCCTTGAGGCTCATGTGAAGCGCTGGATCGCAGCTGAAAAAGCGAAGCTCTAA